The Pseudomonas allokribbensis genome has a window encoding:
- a CDS encoding cytochrome b, translated as MPWTSSESRYSTVSVLLHWLMLVLLVLVYASMELRGIFPKGSGGRSLIREAHYMLGLTVFVLVWFRLLARSIGPAPKIFPASPQWQTALARLMHWALYLFMISMPILGWLITSAEGHQVMFYGFDLPLLVQEDKAFAKQVEHWHVLIGNIGYWLIGLHALAGLYHHYVVGDNTLLRMMPKRNQV; from the coding sequence ATGCCGTGGACAAGTTCCGAATCACGCTACAGCACCGTGTCAGTCCTGTTGCACTGGTTGATGCTGGTGTTGTTGGTGCTGGTGTATGCCAGCATGGAATTGCGAGGCATCTTTCCCAAGGGCAGTGGTGGCCGCTCGCTGATCCGTGAAGCGCATTACATGCTCGGCCTGACCGTGTTCGTGCTGGTGTGGTTTCGCCTGCTGGCCCGCAGCATCGGCCCGGCACCGAAAATCTTCCCGGCTTCACCGCAATGGCAGACCGCACTGGCCCGACTGATGCACTGGGCGCTGTACCTGTTCATGATCAGCATGCCGATTCTTGGCTGGCTGATTACCAGCGCCGAAGGTCATCAAGTGATGTTCTACGGTTTCGACCTGCCGTTGCTGGTGCAAGAGGACAAAGCCTTCGCCAAGCAGGTTGAACACTGGCACGTGTTGATCGGCAATATCGGCTACTGGCTGATCGGCCTGCACGCGCTGGCAGGGCTGTATCACCACTACGTGGTAGGCGATAACACACTGCTGCGGATGATGCCCAAGCGCAACCAGGTTTAG
- a CDS encoding LysR family transcriptional regulator, whose translation MSVSHAQLKAFHAVAVHGSFTKAAERLYLTQPAISDQVRKLEERFGVLLFHRNKRSVRLTDLGERLLAITQRLFVVEAEAQELLQESQALQTGSLILAVDAPVHVLPQIARFCERYPGISVKIETGNTDESLFRLFNYQADLALLGRDVSDERLLCVPLRNDPMVAFVSRHHPWAERESICLEDLDDTPLVLREHGSVTRQTLEEEMARAGFRIRPAIQVEGREAAREAVVVGIGVGVVSAAEFGADSRVCALPITDCTRRLTETLVCLREQSSRRVVATFLEMVRESLL comes from the coding sequence ATGTCTGTTTCCCACGCCCAGCTCAAAGCCTTTCACGCCGTGGCCGTGCACGGAAGCTTCACCAAGGCCGCCGAGCGGCTTTATCTGACGCAACCGGCGATTTCCGATCAAGTGCGCAAGCTGGAAGAGCGCTTCGGCGTGTTGCTGTTCCATCGCAACAAACGCTCGGTGCGCCTGACGGATCTGGGCGAACGCCTCCTGGCAATCACCCAGCGCCTGTTCGTGGTTGAGGCCGAAGCTCAGGAGTTATTGCAGGAATCCCAGGCCTTGCAGACCGGCAGCCTGATTCTGGCGGTGGATGCGCCGGTGCATGTGTTGCCGCAGATCGCCCGGTTCTGCGAGCGCTACCCGGGGATCAGCGTGAAGATCGAGACCGGCAACACCGATGAATCGCTGTTCCGTCTGTTCAACTATCAGGCTGATCTGGCGTTGCTCGGGCGTGATGTCAGCGATGAGCGCCTTCTGTGCGTACCGCTGCGCAATGATCCGATGGTGGCATTCGTCTCGCGCCATCATCCGTGGGCCGAGCGCGAGTCGATCTGCCTGGAAGATCTGGACGACACGCCGCTGGTGCTGCGCGAACACGGCTCAGTGACCCGCCAGACCCTGGAAGAAGAAATGGCCCGCGCCGGTTTCCGCATCCGCCCGGCGATTCAGGTCGAAGGCCGGGAAGCCGCGCGGGAAGCGGTGGTCGTGGGAATTGGCGTGGGGGTGGTGTCGGCGGCGGAGTTTGGTGCGGACTCACGGGTCTGCGCGCTGCCGATCACTGATTGCACCCGCCGATTGACGGAGACGCTGGTGTGCCTGCGCGAGCAGAGTTCGCGGCGGGTGGTGGCGACGTTTCTCGAGATGGTGCGCGAAAGCCTCCTGTAG
- the phnX gene encoding phosphonoacetaldehyde hydrolase encodes MNYNNPSKLQAAILDWAGTVVDFGSFAPTQIFVEAFAEFDVQVSIEEARGPMGMGKWDHIRTLCDQPQVAERYRKAFGRTPTDDDVTAIYNRFMPLQIEKIAEHSALIPGALETIANLRQQGIKIGSCSGYPKQVMDKVVELAASNGYIADHVVATDEVPNGRPWPAQALANVIALGIDDVAACVKIDDTVPGILEGRRAGMWTVALICSGNALGLDYEGYRALGSDALASERKRIHALFEGSRPHYMIDTITDLPEVIADINKRLANGEMPQSS; translated from the coding sequence ATGAACTACAACAACCCAAGCAAACTGCAAGCCGCCATCCTCGACTGGGCCGGCACCGTGGTCGATTTCGGCTCTTTTGCACCGACCCAGATCTTCGTTGAAGCCTTCGCCGAGTTCGACGTCCAGGTGTCCATCGAAGAAGCTCGCGGCCCGATGGGCATGGGCAAGTGGGATCACATCCGCACCCTGTGCGATCAGCCGCAAGTAGCCGAGCGCTATCGCAAGGCGTTCGGCCGCACCCCGACCGATGATGACGTCACCGCGATCTACAACCGCTTCATGCCGCTGCAGATCGAGAAGATCGCCGAGCACTCGGCGCTGATTCCCGGCGCACTGGAGACCATCGCCAACCTGCGCCAGCAAGGGATCAAGATCGGCTCCTGCTCCGGCTATCCGAAGCAAGTGATGGACAAGGTCGTGGAACTGGCCGCCAGCAACGGCTACATCGCCGACCACGTCGTGGCCACCGACGAAGTGCCGAACGGCCGCCCATGGCCTGCTCAAGCGCTGGCCAACGTGATTGCGCTGGGCATCGACGATGTCGCCGCCTGCGTGAAGATCGACGACACCGTGCCGGGGATTCTTGAAGGTCGTCGTGCCGGGATGTGGACCGTGGCGCTGATCTGCTCCGGCAACGCGCTGGGCCTGGATTACGAAGGCTACCGCGCACTGGGCAGCGACGCGCTGGCCAGCGAACGCAAGCGCATTCACGCGCTGTTCGAAGGTTCGCGTCCGCACTACATGATCGACACCATCACCGATCTGCCGGAAGTGATCGCCGACATCAACAAGCGTCTGGCCAACGGTGAAATGCCGCAAAGCAGCTGA
- a CDS encoding MFS transporter — protein MNKHIGTLARWRMQIFAVTWLAYAAFYFTRKAFSVAKLGIAEDPTFMLDKMAMANLDAIYLAAYAIGQFTWGMLADRFGPRVVVLGGLLISAAAALVMGSFATLPIFATCMLIQGLAQSTGWSGLCKNLGSFFPSEQRGRVLGLWSSCYAFGGLVASPFAGWWAYTLVGTWHAAFISSAAVVAAVAVLFFLFQRNKPEDVGLPAVEPEPELSAEETEANSKLSVWEPLKEILRNRTVLVLGLAYFLLKPARYAILLWGPVIVFEQMPTVGKVGAAIIPTSFELAGLLGPIMIGMASDKLFGARRMPACVLSLLALTVTLALFMGALHTGSVMLVVALLFVMGLTLYGPDSMISGAAAIDFGKAKAGATAAGFVNGCGSVGAVLGGLLPGYFDSVTVFIVFAGCALFSALVLIPHWNSRPVGVMEPRAYVPNRALTIKPLRN, from the coding sequence ATGAACAAGCACATCGGCACCCTTGCGCGTTGGCGCATGCAGATCTTCGCTGTTACCTGGCTCGCTTACGCCGCGTTTTATTTCACCCGCAAAGCCTTTTCGGTGGCCAAACTGGGCATCGCCGAAGACCCCACCTTCATGCTCGACAAAATGGCCATGGCCAACCTCGACGCGATTTACCTGGCGGCCTACGCCATTGGCCAGTTCACCTGGGGCATGCTCGCCGACCGCTTTGGTCCAAGGGTCGTGGTGCTCGGTGGGTTGCTTATTTCCGCTGCGGCGGCGTTGGTGATGGGCAGTTTTGCGACTTTGCCGATCTTCGCCACCTGCATGTTGATTCAAGGGCTGGCGCAGTCCACCGGATGGTCGGGGCTGTGCAAGAACCTCGGTAGTTTTTTCCCTTCGGAACAGCGCGGGCGAGTGCTCGGGTTGTGGAGTTCCTGCTACGCCTTCGGTGGATTGGTGGCCTCGCCGTTCGCCGGTTGGTGGGCGTACACGCTGGTCGGCACCTGGCACGCGGCGTTCATTTCCAGTGCGGCGGTGGTCGCGGCAGTGGCGGTGTTGTTCTTCCTCTTTCAGCGCAACAAACCGGAAGATGTCGGCCTGCCGGCGGTGGAGCCGGAGCCGGAGCTCAGCGCCGAGGAAACTGAAGCCAACAGCAAACTCAGCGTGTGGGAGCCGCTCAAGGAAATCCTTCGAAACCGCACGGTGTTGGTCCTGGGGCTGGCGTACTTCCTGTTGAAACCGGCGCGTTACGCGATCCTCTTGTGGGGCCCGGTGATCGTCTTTGAACAGATGCCCACCGTGGGCAAGGTCGGCGCGGCGATCATTCCGACCTCGTTTGAACTGGCAGGTCTTTTAGGCCCGATCATGATCGGCATGGCCTCGGACAAACTGTTCGGCGCCCGGCGCATGCCGGCCTGCGTACTGAGCCTGCTGGCGCTGACCGTAACCCTGGCGCTGTTCATGGGCGCCTTGCATACCGGCAGCGTGATGCTGGTGGTGGCGCTGCTGTTCGTGATGGGCCTGACCCTGTACGGCCCGGATTCGATGATCAGCGGTGCAGCCGCCATCGACTTCGGCAAAGCCAAGGCTGGCGCCACGGCGGCCGGATTCGTCAACGGCTGCGGCTCGGTCGGTGCGGTGCTCGGTGGTTTGCTGCCGGGTTACTTCGACTCCGTGACGGTGTTCATCGTCTTCGCCGGTTGTGCGCTGTTCTCGGCGCTGGTGCTGATTCCGCACTGGAACAGCCGCCCGGTCGGCGTCATGGAACCGCGTGCCTACGTGCCCAATCGTGCCCTGACCATCAAACCCCTGCGTAACTGA
- a CDS encoding LysR substrate-binding domain-containing protein gives MNLFQLRAFDAVAREGSFTRAAARLFISQPAVTGHIKALEEHYQITLLRRTARRVELTEEGTKLAAITRAMFGMAEEAQALLEANRQLLTGRLEVAADGPHMVMPMLASLRARYPGITVNLRLGNAQETLAALLSEHADVAVLTEVEPRKGLHLQALSESRICALVPAAHPWATRSGEVRLKELDQVIMVLREPSSITRRTFDQACAQASVSPRVLLELDSREAVTEAVAAELGVGVVSSVEVSHDPRVVAIPIAGEGLVNRHMIGCVERRRELRLIQAFFGLAPT, from the coding sequence ATGAACCTGTTCCAGCTCCGCGCCTTCGACGCCGTGGCCCGGGAAGGCAGCTTCACCCGTGCCGCCGCACGCCTGTTTATCAGCCAGCCGGCGGTCACCGGGCACATCAAGGCGCTCGAGGAGCATTACCAGATCACGCTGTTGCGACGGACGGCACGCCGGGTCGAGTTGACGGAGGAGGGCACCAAACTGGCGGCGATCACCCGGGCGATGTTCGGCATGGCCGAAGAGGCCCAGGCGCTGCTTGAAGCCAACCGGCAGTTGCTCACCGGGCGACTTGAGGTGGCGGCGGACGGTCCGCACATGGTCATGCCGATGCTCGCCAGCCTGCGGGCGCGGTATCCGGGGATCACCGTGAACCTGCGGTTGGGCAATGCCCAGGAAACCCTGGCGGCGTTGTTGTCCGAACATGCGGACGTGGCGGTGCTGACCGAAGTCGAGCCGCGCAAGGGCCTGCACCTGCAAGCGCTGAGCGAATCGCGGATCTGCGCACTGGTGCCGGCCGCGCATCCGTGGGCGACGCGCAGCGGCGAAGTCAGGCTCAAGGAGCTGGACCAGGTGATCATGGTCTTGCGCGAGCCGAGTTCGATTACCCGGCGCACCTTCGATCAGGCCTGTGCACAGGCGTCGGTCAGTCCACGGGTGTTGCTGGAACTGGACAGCCGTGAGGCGGTGACGGAAGCGGTGGCGGCTGAACTGGGGGTTGGCGTGGTGTCATCGGTTGAAGTCAGCCATGACCCGCGAGTGGTGGCGATTCCGATTGCCGGCGAGGGGCTGGTCAATCGGCACATGATCGGCTGCGTGGAGCGGCGGCGGGAGTTGCGCTTGATTCAGGCGTTTTTCGGGTTGGCCCCCACCTGA
- a CDS encoding FAD-dependent oxidoreductase translates to MFMRPFWLEQALQLDSSEPCPPLQGEVRTDVCIVGGGYTGLWTAIMLKQQNPELDVLLIEADICGAGASGRNGGCALSWSAKYFTLERLFGVEEAVRLVKESERSIHAIGEFCEQYGVDADYRLDGTLYTATNRAQCGSTDAVIAALERNSINSFTQRPVADVQRMAGSDKHLEGWFSPAAASVQPGKLVRGLRRVALQLGVKIHENTAMTGLEEGRPARLQTASGSVVADRVVLAMNAWMARAFPQFERSVAIVSSDMLITEPRPELLQEIGLTSGVTVLDSRIFVHYYHNTPDGRIMLGKGGNTFAYGGRMLPVFDQPSPYAGLLKRSLDDFFPAFADVKVDATWNGPSDRSVTGLPFFGQMSASGNVFYGFGYSGSGVGPCHMGGQILASLVLGLDNPWTRSPLVNGPLGYFPPEPIRYLGSLMVRNAIRRKERAEDHGRRPRHLDVRLAKFAAAAGKADKG, encoded by the coding sequence ATTTTCATGAGACCGTTTTGGCTGGAGCAGGCCTTGCAACTCGATTCGTCCGAACCGTGCCCGCCGCTGCAAGGCGAAGTGCGCACCGACGTGTGCATCGTCGGTGGCGGTTACACCGGTTTGTGGACGGCAATCATGCTCAAGCAACAGAACCCCGAACTCGATGTGTTGCTGATCGAGGCCGACATCTGCGGTGCCGGCGCCAGTGGGCGCAATGGCGGTTGTGCGCTGTCGTGGTCGGCGAAGTACTTCACCCTCGAGCGGCTGTTCGGCGTTGAAGAAGCGGTGCGGCTGGTCAAGGAATCCGAACGCAGCATTCACGCCATTGGCGAGTTCTGCGAGCAGTACGGCGTCGATGCCGATTACCGGTTGGACGGCACGCTTTACACCGCGACCAATCGTGCGCAATGCGGCTCGACCGACGCGGTGATTGCGGCGCTTGAGCGCAACAGCATCAACTCGTTCACCCAACGTCCGGTTGCCGATGTTCAGCGCATGGCCGGTTCAGACAAGCATCTGGAAGGCTGGTTCTCGCCGGCCGCCGCCAGTGTCCAGCCGGGCAAACTGGTGCGTGGGTTGCGTCGGGTCGCGTTGCAACTGGGCGTGAAGATCCATGAAAACACTGCAATGACGGGACTGGAGGAAGGGCGTCCGGCGCGCCTCCAGACGGCCAGCGGCAGTGTGGTCGCCGACCGCGTGGTGCTGGCGATGAATGCCTGGATGGCGCGGGCTTTTCCGCAGTTCGAACGCAGCGTGGCGATTGTCTCCAGCGACATGCTGATCACCGAGCCGCGCCCGGAGCTGTTGCAGGAAATCGGTTTGACCAGCGGCGTGACCGTGCTTGATTCGCGGATTTTCGTTCACTACTACCACAACACCCCGGACGGCCGGATCATGCTCGGCAAAGGCGGCAACACCTTCGCTTACGGCGGGCGGATGCTGCCGGTGTTTGATCAACCATCGCCTTACGCCGGGTTGCTCAAGCGCAGCCTCGACGATTTTTTCCCGGCCTTCGCCGATGTGAAGGTCGACGCAACGTGGAATGGCCCGTCGGATCGTTCGGTCACCGGCCTGCCGTTTTTCGGCCAGATGAGTGCCAGCGGCAACGTGTTCTACGGGTTCGGTTATTCCGGCAGTGGGGTTGGACCGTGTCACATGGGCGGGCAGATTCTCGCCTCGTTGGTGCTAGGTCTCGACAACCCGTGGACGCGTTCGCCGCTGGTCAACGGGCCGTTGGGTTACTTTCCGCCTGAGCCTATCCGCTATCTCGGTTCGCTGATGGTGCGCAATGCCATTCGCCGCAAGGAGCGCGCCGAGGATCACGGGCGGCGACCTCGGCACCTCGATGTACGCCTGGCGAAATTCGCCGCCGCCGCCGGCAAGGCTGACAAGGGTTGA
- a CDS encoding 2-aminoethylphosphonate--pyruvate transaminase: MSTAAPILLTPGPLTTSARTRQAMMVDWGSWDDRFNQLTASLCEQLLAILNGADSHHCVPLQGSGTFAVEAAIGTLVPRDGKVLVLINGAYGKRLAKICEVLGRSFSTFETAEDEPTTAADVDRLLRADSDITHVALIHCETSTGILNPLPEIAQVVEQHGKSLIIDAMSSFGALPVDAQKVPFDALIAASGKCLEGVPGMGFVFARKEPLAAAAGNSHSLAMDLFDQHSYMKKTGQWRFTPPTHVVAALHEALLQYNEEGGLPARHARYAANCQALMEEMGKLGLRSFLPAAIQAPIIATFHAPKDPRYQFKDFYERVKAKGYILYPGKLTQVETFRVGCIGHVTPAQMREAVSAVGEVLREMEVLDI; encoded by the coding sequence ATGAGTACTGCCGCACCCATCCTGCTCACTCCCGGCCCGTTGACCACCTCGGCCCGCACCCGCCAGGCGATGATGGTCGACTGGGGTTCATGGGATGACCGCTTCAACCAATTGACCGCCAGCCTGTGCGAGCAACTGCTGGCCATCCTCAACGGCGCCGACAGCCACCACTGTGTGCCTTTGCAGGGCAGCGGCACCTTCGCCGTCGAAGCCGCGATCGGCACCCTCGTCCCCCGCGACGGCAAGGTGCTGGTGCTGATCAACGGCGCCTACGGCAAGCGCCTGGCGAAAATCTGCGAAGTGCTGGGCCGCTCGTTCAGCACCTTTGAAACCGCTGAAGATGAACCGACCACCGCCGCCGACGTCGACCGCCTGCTGCGCGCCGACAGCGACATCACCCACGTCGCGCTGATCCACTGCGAAACCAGCACCGGCATCCTCAATCCACTGCCGGAGATCGCTCAGGTCGTCGAGCAACACGGCAAAAGCCTGATCATTGATGCCATGAGCTCGTTCGGCGCCTTGCCGGTGGATGCGCAAAAAGTCCCGTTCGATGCACTGATCGCCGCTTCCGGCAAATGCCTGGAAGGCGTGCCGGGCATGGGCTTCGTGTTTGCCCGCAAGGAACCCCTGGCCGCTGCCGCCGGCAACTCCCATTCGCTGGCGATGGACCTGTTCGACCAGCACAGCTACATGAAGAAGACCGGCCAATGGCGCTTCACCCCGCCGACCCACGTGGTCGCGGCGCTGCACGAAGCCCTGCTGCAATACAACGAAGAAGGTGGCCTGCCGGCACGGCATGCGCGTTACGCCGCCAACTGCCAGGCGCTGATGGAAGAGATGGGCAAACTCGGCTTGCGCAGCTTCCTGCCCGCCGCCATCCAGGCACCGATCATCGCCACGTTCCATGCACCAAAGGATCCGCGCTACCAGTTCAAGGACTTCTACGAACGGGTCAAGGCCAAGGGATACATCCTCTACCCCGGCAAGCTGACCCAGGTCGAAACCTTCCGCGTCGGCTGCATCGGCCACGTCACCCCGGCGCAGATGCGTGAAGCCGTCTCGGCAGTGGGTGAAGTACTGCGCGAGATGGAAGTGCTCGACATCTGA
- a CDS encoding type VI secretion system Vgr family protein, whose amino-acid sequence MLNDKESPFTLTLIEGGLCLPVLRFSGHEGLNRPYRFEIEVLGLAPALAPATLLHRSAFLQLSEGHGLHGTLHSASCEHRGAHRIGYQVVLVPHLQRLEHQPRRRVFTRLSVPDILERLLTEHRLPAHGYRLDLTVGHYPPRPFCIQYDETDLALLHRLCEEEGIHYHFEHRPDGHVVVFADDSLNLPQPPIPVPFCPENEARAPTLSTLFLRHDAVTAQVSPTVRERGQPSNDDEAANHAATGVIPLRGFPPSGQRHADQRSRRQLERQRCQYRCIQGRSDCTQLLSGHLLQVTDHPVGAFNEQWLITELRHQGQQPSILEPMSTPRRYHNDFTAQPWSTEYRPPLRQPRPSIPGYHPAQVLGSPGQPPQLDDLGRIAVRLWPTLAQNADGDGLWLAIAMVGAGGRIAREALPRAGSEVWVSFLDSDPDRPILCLDVSQPRPARKNPEPHDNGLLLDWLLNRTPPSS is encoded by the coding sequence ATGCTCAATGACAAGGAAAGTCCCTTCACGCTGACTCTCATCGAGGGTGGCCTGTGCCTGCCGGTACTGCGCTTCAGCGGCCATGAAGGCCTGAACCGGCCCTATCGTTTCGAGATAGAAGTCCTTGGCCTGGCCCCGGCCCTTGCCCCCGCCACCCTGTTGCATCGGTCGGCCTTCCTGCAGTTGAGTGAAGGTCATGGCCTTCACGGCACCCTTCATAGCGCCAGTTGCGAACATCGCGGTGCCCATCGGATCGGTTACCAAGTGGTGCTGGTGCCGCACCTGCAGAGGTTGGAGCACCAGCCCAGGCGCCGGGTGTTCACCCGGTTGAGCGTGCCGGACATTCTCGAAAGACTGCTCACCGAACATCGCCTGCCCGCACACGGTTACCGGCTCGACCTGACGGTGGGACACTATCCGCCGCGTCCGTTTTGCATCCAGTACGACGAGACCGACCTCGCACTGTTGCATCGGCTGTGCGAGGAAGAAGGCATCCACTATCACTTCGAGCACCGGCCGGATGGCCATGTCGTGGTGTTCGCCGATGACAGTCTGAACCTGCCGCAGCCCCCGATACCCGTGCCCTTCTGTCCAGAGAACGAGGCGCGCGCGCCCACTCTCAGTACGCTGTTCCTGCGTCACGACGCCGTCACGGCGCAGGTGTCACCCACCGTCCGTGAACGCGGGCAACCGAGCAACGACGATGAGGCGGCCAATCACGCGGCGACAGGCGTCATCCCCCTGCGAGGATTCCCGCCCTCCGGGCAACGCCACGCCGATCAACGCAGCCGTCGACAGCTGGAACGCCAGCGCTGCCAATACCGCTGCATTCAGGGTCGCAGCGATTGCACGCAATTGCTCAGTGGCCATCTGTTGCAGGTCACGGATCATCCGGTGGGTGCGTTCAACGAGCAGTGGCTGATCACCGAATTGCGCCATCAGGGGCAGCAGCCGTCGATTCTCGAGCCGATGTCCACGCCCCGCCGTTATCACAACGATTTCACTGCACAGCCCTGGTCGACGGAGTATCGCCCGCCGCTGCGGCAACCGCGCCCGAGCATTCCGGGCTATCACCCGGCGCAAGTGCTGGGTTCGCCCGGGCAACCGCCGCAGCTGGACGATCTGGGCCGAATCGCCGTCAGGTTATGGCCCACGCTGGCACAGAACGCCGACGGTGACGGGTTATGGCTGGCAATTGCCATGGTCGGTGCGGGCGGCCGGATCGCCAGGGAAGCGCTGCCGCGTGCCGGCAGCGAAGTATGGGTGAGTTTTCTCGACAGCGATCCGGATCGACCGATCCTGTGCCTGGACGTCAGCCAACCTCGCCCGGCGCGCAAAAACCCGGAACCACACGACAACGGCCTGTTGCTCGACTGGCTACTCAATCGCACCCCACCTTCGTCCTGA
- a CDS encoding 1-aminocyclopropane-1-carboxylate deaminase/D-cysteine desulfhydrase produces MFLPPTDWLAPAPLEPLHLDWLTAAGIEVAILRLDRIDPLISGNKWFKLVEHLKAADRAGAEGIISLGGAHSNHLHALAAAGKRLGFATVGLLRGHPQDTPTVRDLQDFDMQLHWLGFGGYRARHEPGFWQPWLAQYPTLHPVPEGGGGLPGALGCASLKDQVSEQMGKLGWDDHDGWWLACGTGTTLAGLVLAEAGKHPVYGAMAVPDDHGVAANVEAIVGDIAGYELIDASRGGFAKVDAPLLEFIAQTELASGIPLEPLYTGKALLALKQQIEAGRFARGTRLIFVHTGGLQGRRGFDG; encoded by the coding sequence ATGTTTCTGCCTCCCACCGACTGGCTGGCCCCAGCCCCTCTCGAACCCCTTCATCTGGACTGGCTCACTGCCGCCGGCATTGAAGTCGCGATTCTGCGTCTGGACCGGATCGACCCGCTGATCAGCGGCAACAAGTGGTTCAAACTCGTCGAACACCTCAAAGCCGCCGACCGTGCGGGCGCCGAAGGCATCATCAGCCTGGGCGGTGCGCACTCCAATCATCTGCATGCACTGGCTGCGGCGGGCAAGCGCTTGGGATTCGCAACGGTCGGTTTGCTGCGCGGGCATCCGCAGGACACGCCGACGGTCAGGGATCTGCAGGACTTTGACATGCAGCTGCACTGGCTCGGTTTTGGTGGCTACCGGGCGCGGCACGAGCCGGGGTTCTGGCAGCCGTGGCTGGCGCAATATCCGACGCTGCATCCGGTGCCCGAAGGTGGCGGGGGATTACCGGGTGCGCTGGGTTGCGCATCACTCAAGGATCAGGTCAGTGAGCAAATGGGCAAGCTCGGTTGGGACGACCATGACGGTTGGTGGCTGGCGTGCGGCACTGGCACCACGCTCGCGGGACTGGTTCTGGCGGAGGCGGGTAAACACCCGGTGTATGGCGCCATGGCCGTGCCCGACGATCACGGCGTCGCGGCCAACGTCGAAGCGATTGTCGGTGACATCGCAGGCTACGAACTGATCGACGCCAGCCGTGGCGGTTTCGCCAAAGTCGATGCGCCGCTGCTTGAGTTCATCGCACAGACTGAACTGGCCAGCGGCATTCCCCTCGAACCGCTGTACACCGGCAAGGCCTTGCTGGCGCTCAAACAGCAGATCGAGGCGGGCCGCTTTGCCCGTGGAACGCGACTGATCTTCGTCCACACCGGCGGCTTGCAGGGCCGGCGTGGATTCGACGGCTAA